One window of Leopardus geoffroyi isolate Oge1 chromosome B3, O.geoffroyi_Oge1_pat1.0, whole genome shotgun sequence genomic DNA carries:
- the LOC123582215 gene encoding olfactory receptor 4K1-like has translation MDEVNKSVVTEFILLGLSSSQDIQLFLFFFFTVFYGAAVLGNILIILTVITDSHLHSPMYFLLSNLSFIDVCQATFATPKMIADFLNEHKTITFQGCMSQIFFLHVFGGSEMVLLVAMAYDRYVAICKPLHYITVMSRRVCTILVGVSWTIGILHSASHLAFTVNLPFCGPNKVDNFFCDLPLVIKLACLETYVLEILVLTNSGLLSLICFLLLLISYTIILATVHQQASGGTSKALSTLSAHITVVVLFFGPLIFIYIWPFESFPIDKFISVFFTVFTPVLNPMIYTLRNKDVKEAMKKLRNRHVGSKQVF, from the exons atggatgaAGT CAATAAATCAGTGGttactgaattcattttgttGGGCCTTTCTAGCTCTCAAGATATTcaactcttcctcttctttttcttcactgtgtTTTATGGAGCTGCGGTTTTGGGGAACATCCTTATCATCCTCACAGTAATTACAGACTCTCACTTACATTCcccaatgtattttcttcttagcaATCTCTCCTTTATTGATGTGTGTCAGGCTACATTTGCCACTCCCAAGATGATTGCAGATTTCCTCAATGAACACAAGACCATCACCTTCCAGGGATGCATGTCACAAATCTTTTTCTTGCATGTTTTTGGGGGTAGTGAGATGGTGCTTCTTGTTGCCATGGCCTATGATAGATATGTTGCTATTTGCAAACCTCTGCACTACATTACCGTCATGAGCCGAAGGGTGTGCACTATTCTGGTGGGAGTCTCCTGGACCATTGGTATTCTGCATTCAGCCAGCCACCTGGCATTCACAGTCAATCTTCCTTTCTGTGGACCCAATAAGGTAGACAATTTCTTTTGTGACCTTCCCCTTGTGATCAAGCTTGCCTGCTTAGAAACATATGTTTTAGAGATCCTCGTGCTAACCAACAGTGGCCTGCTCTCTCTTATCTGTTTCCtacttttgctcatttcttatACTATCATCCTTGCTACTGTCCATCAGCAAGCCTCTGGTGGGACATCCAAGGCACTTTCCACCCTGTCTGCCCACATCACTGTTGTGGTTTTGTTCTTTGGCCCATTAATCTTCATTTATATTTGGCCTTTTGAAAGCTTCCCAAttgataaatttatttctgtgttttttactGTCTTCACTCCTGTCCTTAACCCCATGATCTACACATTGAGGAATAAAGATGTAAAGGAAGCCATGAAAAAGCTACGGAACCGACACGTGGGTTCTAAGCAAGTCTTTTAG
- the LOC123582216 gene encoding olfactory receptor 4K1: MAHTNESVVSEFVLLGLSNSWELQLFFFAIFSLVYVTSVLGNIMIIVVISSDSHLNSPMYFLLSNLSFIDICQSNFATPKMLVDFLVEHKTISFEGCMAQIFLLHSFVGSEMMLLVAMAYDRFIAICKPLHYSTIMNRRLCIIFVFISWAVGILHSVSHLAFTVDLPFCGPNEVDSFFCDLPLVIELACMDTYEMEIMTLTNSGLISLGCFLALIISYTIILITVHRRSSSGSSKALSTLTAHITVVILFFGPCIYFYIWPFSRLSVDKFLSVFYTVCTPLLNPIIYSLRNEDVKSAMRKLRNRHVNSWKN, encoded by the coding sequence ATGGCTCACACAAATGAATCAGTGGTATCTGAGTTTGTGCTTCTGGGACTGTCTAACTCTTGGGaacttcagcttttcttttttgccatCTTCTCTTTAGTGTATGTGACATCAGTGCTGGGCAACATCATGATTATTGTCGTAATTTCCTCTGACTCACATTTGAACTCTCCTATGTACTTCCTACTCAGcaacctttcttttattgatatctGCCAATCTAATTTTGCCACCCCCAAGATGCTTGTGGACTTCCTTGTTGAGCATAAGACTATCTCCTTTGAGGGCTGCATGGCCCAGATATTCCTTCTTCACAGTTTTGTTGGGAGTGAGATGATGTTGCTTGTAGCTATGGCATATGACAGATTTATAGCCATCTGTAAGCCCCTACATTATAGCACAATTATGAATCGGAGACTATGTATAATTTTCGTATTTATTTCCTGGGCTGTGGGTATTCTTCATTCTGTGAGTCACTTGGCTTTTACAGTGGATTTGCCATTCTGTGGCCCCAATGAGGTAGATAGCTTCTTTTGTGACCTTCCCCTAGTGATAGAGCTGGCTTGTATGGATACTTATGAAATGGAAATTATGACCCTAACTAACAGTGGCCTGATATCATTGGGCTGTTTTCTGGCTTTAATTATTTCCTACACCATCATTTTGATCACTGTTCATCGCCGGTCCTCCAGTGGGTCATCCAAGGCACTTTCTACATTAACTGCTCACATCACAGTGGTGATTCTTTTCTTTGGGCCTTGCATTTACTTCTATATATGGCCTTTTAGCAGACTTTCTGTGGATAAGTTCCTTTCTGTGTTCTACACGGTTTGTACCCCCCTGTTGAATCCCATCATCTACTCTCTAAGGAATGAAGATGTTAAATCAGCCATGCGAAAGCTGAGAAACCGTCATGTGAACTCCTGGAAAAACTAG